Proteins found in one Spirochaetaceae bacterium genomic segment:
- the glnA gene encoding type I glutamate--ammonia ligase has product MALKTPGDVMKLIADEGVEVIDIRFMDFPGLWQHFSIPSRELSEDDFEAGLGFDGSSIRGWQTINESDMLVKPVPETGFIDPFMARKTLVMIGNINDPITGQDYTRDPRNIARKAEAYLRSSGLGDTAYFGPEAEFFIFDDVRFDQNEHEGYYHIDSEEGRWNAGRVENPNLGYKPRYKEGYFPVPPTDSQQDLRSEMMMTLESIGVLIEAQHHEVATAGQGEIDMRFAPLVTMADNMLKYKYVVKNTARRYNKTATFMPKPLFEDNGSGMHTHMSFWKDGSNLFAGDGYAGLSEMALHAIGGLLTHAAALIAFTNPTTNSFKRLVPGFEAPVNLAYSRRNRSAAIRLPMYSTSPKAKRIEFRCPDASSNPYLGFSAMLMAAVDGITNKIHPGEPLDRDLYDLPPEELAKVKTTPGSLREALDALRDDHEFLLKGDVFTEDVLETWIDYKMENEVTAIDLRPHPWEFAMYYDI; this is encoded by the coding sequence ATGGCACTCAAGACGCCCGGCGATGTAATGAAGCTGATCGCGGACGAAGGCGTGGAGGTGATCGACATCCGCTTCATGGACTTTCCCGGTCTGTGGCAGCATTTTTCGATTCCGTCGCGCGAGCTTTCGGAGGATGACTTCGAGGCCGGACTGGGGTTTGACGGCTCCAGCATCCGCGGCTGGCAGACGATCAACGAGTCCGACATGCTGGTCAAGCCGGTGCCCGAGACCGGTTTCATCGATCCGTTCATGGCGCGCAAGACGCTGGTGATGATCGGCAACATCAACGACCCGATCACCGGCCAGGACTACACCCGCGATCCGCGCAACATCGCGCGCAAGGCGGAGGCGTACCTGCGTTCGTCGGGTCTCGGAGACACCGCCTACTTCGGTCCGGAGGCGGAGTTCTTCATTTTCGACGACGTCCGTTTCGACCAGAACGAGCACGAGGGGTACTACCACATCGACTCCGAGGAGGGCCGCTGGAACGCGGGGCGCGTGGAGAATCCCAACCTCGGCTACAAGCCGCGCTACAAGGAAGGCTACTTCCCGGTTCCGCCCACCGACAGCCAGCAGGACCTGCGCAGCGAGATGATGATGACGCTGGAGAGCATCGGCGTCCTGATCGAGGCGCAGCACCACGAGGTCGCTACCGCCGGCCAGGGCGAGATCGACATGCGCTTCGCACCGCTGGTGACCATGGCCGACAACATGCTCAAGTACAAGTACGTGGTGAAGAACACGGCGCGGCGCTACAACAAGACTGCCACCTTCATGCCCAAGCCGCTGTTCGAGGACAACGGCAGCGGCATGCACACGCACATGTCGTTCTGGAAGGATGGCAGCAACCTGTTCGCCGGCGACGGCTACGCCGGGCTGTCCGAGATGGCATTGCACGCCATCGGCGGTCTCCTGACGCACGCAGCCGCGCTCATCGCGTTCACCAACCCGACCACCAACAGCTTCAAGCGGCTGGTGCCGGGCTTCGAGGCGCCGGTGAACCTGGCGTACTCGCGGCGCAACCGCAGTGCGGCGATCCGGCTGCCGATGTACTCCACCTCGCCGAAGGCGAAGCGGATCGAGTTCCGCTGCCCGGATGCCTCCTCCAACCCCTACCTCGGGTTCTCCGCCATGCTGATGGCCGCCGTGGACGGCATCACCAACAAGATTCACCCCGGTGAGCCGCTCGACCGTGACCTGTACGACCTGCCGCCGGAGGAGCTTGCCAAGGTCAAGACCACGCCGGGCTCGCTGCGCGAAGCGCTCGACGCGCTGCGCGACGACCACGAGTTCCTGCTCAAGGGCGACGTGTTCACCGAGGACGTGCTGGAAACCTGGATCGACTACAAGATGGAGAACGAAGTGACTGCGATCGACCTGCGGCCCCATCCGTGGGAATTCGCCATGTACTACGACATCTGA